The genomic stretch tcccacctcagccttctgagtagctgggactatggatgcatgccaccatgcccagcaaattgttttattttttgtagatccAGGGCgggatggggggtggggtggcctcactttgtttgccaggctggtcttgaactcctggcctcaagcaattctcccacttcagcctcccaaagtgctgggattacaggtgtgagccaccatgcctggcccactttttgtgttttaacaagccctccaggtgacccTGAAGCGTGCTCAAGGTTGAGAACCGCTGCTCTATGCAACCCAAGTCAATGACTGAGGACTGTTACAAATATGTTGCCAGGAAGGGAATCGCAGTATTCCATCCAGCCTAGAGAAAACCAAGCATTGCATTGCAAAAACCTCAAGTCCAACACTAAAAAGCCTCAAAAAGTTAACATAGGGCTTTGCTGAAGGCCTCTTGGGGTTACCAAAGAGATTATGCTGCTAACCTTCCTAAAAACCCCTTTCATCGGCTGGGCGCTGAAATGATGAGATTACTGGGCTCACGCCcagtaatctcagtactttgggaggccaaggcgggcggatcaccgggtcaggagttcaagaccagcctggccaacaggcttAGTGgaggcaaaactccgtctctactaaaaatacaaaaattaatcgggcgtggtgatgcacacctgtaatcccagctattcgggtggctgaggcacaagaatcacttgaacccaggagacggatgttgcagtgagccgagattgtgccactgtactctagcctgggtgacagagtgagactctgtctcgaaaagaaaCACGTGTAAATGCTTGTAATTGAATATTTTTCCCTTGCACGTGTTGACAGCACAGAATTTAGCTTCGAAATGCTCATAAAGAGGTGAGAGTGGCCATTCTTAGGGAGGCAGTGGAGTATGAGAGAGTGAAAATAAGTCTAAATTCAAAGGCGAGATCAGGCACTTGCAAGCTGAGTGCCCCTGGCAGCTCGCTCAGCCCCAGTCTGCTCACTGTAAATTGTAGCTAACACAATCTCCCTGTGGCAGTTATTGTAAGACCTATGCATTAAGAAACTGGCTCCTggctggccgcagtggctcacgcctgtaatcccagcactttgagagatcaAGCCGggcagatgatgaggtcaggagttcaagaccagtctgacaaatacggtgaaaccccatctctactaaaaatacaaaaattagccatgtgtggtggtgctcgcctgtcatcccagctactcaggaggctgaggcaggagaatcgcttgaacccaggaggcggaggttgcagtgagccaagattgcgccactgcactccagcctgggtgacagagtaagactccatctcaaaaaagaaaagaaagaaagaaactggctcctcatcaggataaatagctaatgcatgctgggcttaataccgaGGTGATggcttgataggtgcagcaaaccactatggcacacgtttacctatgtaacaaacctgcatgtcctgcacatgtatcctggaacttaaaataaaattataaaattaaataaaataaaaatcatgctgAGCAGCCAATAGCtgggggaaaagaagaaagaaactggcTCCTAAGAAGGTTTAACCCATTACAGATATCATTATTGCTGAGGGCAAAATAAAAACacctgtcccagctactaggaaggctgaggtgggaggaacacctgagctcaggaggtacaggctgcagtgagctgtgattgtgccaccgcactgcagcctgggtgacagagtgagaccctgtctcaaattaaattaaattaaattaaattaaattaaatagatCTTGTATtcgatgattttgcctaactgtaggctaacgtaagtgttctgagcacatttaaggtgggctaggctaagctgtgatgtttggtaggttaggtatgttcaatgcatttttgacttatatatatatatatttttttttttttttgaggcagagtttcgctcttgttgccaaggctggagtacagtggctcaatctcagcccactgcaacttctgcctcccgggttcaagcgattctcctgcctcagcctcccaagtagctgggattacaggcatgcaccacaacgcctagctaattttgtattttcagtagagacggggtttcaccttgttggccaggctgacctctcaaactcctgacctcaggtgatccccctgcctcggcctcccaaagtgctgggattataagcatgagccaccacgccaggcctgacTTATGACATTTTCAATGTATGACCCCATTATCAGCCTCAGAACATCTGTACCTATCATTTCTTGGTGGTGAGAACATAAAATTGACTCAGAGTTTCTCTGGTATACAatgcattgttattaactatagtcactatgctgtacaatagatctcttgattTATGCCTCCcatctaattgaaattttgtattctttgatcAATATCTCCCTAACAcccacctccctctcccagcctctggtagctaCCATTCTACTCTGCTTCTATGAGATTGGCCAttttaaattccacatataagtgagaccatgtggtatctgtctttctgtacctggctatTTTATGTAACAGAATGTTCTTCAGCTTCATCTATATGGttgcaaatgatagaatttcctcttttttccatGGCTGaataaatagtattccattgtatattcctaccacattttctttatccattcattggtttTTAACACAAAACTGatgttaaaaattacatattgttGGTGGAAGGATGAAGGGGAAGGAGGGTGGGggggggaggaaagaaaagagggagatggccaggcgcggtgcctcatgcctgtaatcccagcagcttgggagtccaaggcgggtagatgacttgaggtcaggagttgagaccagcctggccaacatggtgaaaacccgtctatactaaaaatacaaaaattagccaggcatggtggtgcgtgcctgtaatccctgctacttgggaggctgaggcacgagaatcacttgaacccaggaggcagaggttgtagtgagctgagatcatgctactgaactccagcctgggtgacagagcaagattctgtctcaaaaaaagaaaaaggaaaaagaaaacagggagagaacacaggaaaggaagagaaggaaaaacagaagatGATCAGGTTCCCTTTACTGTATAGAGTTTTTGTTGAGGTTTGATTctgcttgattttcttttttttttttttgtttgagacagaatcttgctctatagcccaggctagagagcagtggcacaatctcggctcactgcaaactttgcctcccgggttcaagctattcacctgcctcagcctctagagtagctgggattacaggcgcccacgaccacgcctgactaatttttttgtatttttagtagagacggggattcaccatgttggccaggctggtctcgaactcctgacctcaagcaatctgcccgcctcagcctcccaaagtgctgggattacaggcgtgggccacttggttttgttttctatGAAGCTTTGCTCCACTGAAGGAAGCAAAAGTGTTTATAGAGAACATCCAAGTTGACTATGAGCGACTCCGTTAGATCCTTGAGACCCTGACTGTCTCAGGCATGAATGACTTGGCTTGAGGAGCAACAGAAGCCCACTGAAGATGGCTTGAGGATAACTGAACACAAAGGAATTTGATGGATTTGATGGAATTTTCACAGAACAGTATAGGTTTCCGTGGGAAGCTGGGACCAGAATGGCATCTCTGACACCTGGCTCTGTGtggtttttctccatttttgttcCCACTAGTCACAGACCATAcatggaaccagaaaaccaaaccGAAATCTCAGAATTCTTCCTCCAGGGACTCTCAGAAAAGCCAGAGCATCAGACCCTCCTCTTCACAATGTTCCTCTCCACATACCTGGTCACCTTCATTGGAAATGCCCTCATTATCCTGGCCATTATCACGGACTCTCACCTCCACACACCCATGTACTTCTTTCTCTTCAACCTCTCACTCGTTGACACCCTATTATCCTCCACCACCGTCCCCAAGATGCTAGCGAACATCCAGACTCAGAGCAGAGCCATCCCCTTTGTGGGCTGCCTCACCCAGATGTATGCCTTCCACCTGTTCGGGACCATGGACAGCTTCCTCCTGGCAGTAATGGCCATCGACCGCTTCGTGGCCATTGTCCACCTGCTGCATTACTTGGTTCTCATGTGCCCCAGTGTCTGTGGGCTGCTGCTGGGAGCATCATGGATGATCACCCACCTCCAGTCTCTCATACACACCTGCCTCATGGCTCAACTGACCTTCTGCACCGGCTCTGAAATCTCCCACTTCTTCTGTGACCTCATGCCCCTGCTGAAGCTCTCCTGCTCAGACACGCACACCAACGAGCTGGTGATCTTTGCTTTTGGCATTGTCATGGGCACCAGCCCACTCTCCTGCATCCTTCTCTCGTACATCTGCATTTTCTGGACAGTCTTTAAGATCCCTTCTACTCGGGGCAAGTGGAAAGCCTTCTCCACCTGTGGCTCACACCTCACTGTGGTGTCACTGTCCTATGGGACCATCTTTGCTGTGTACTTACAGCCCACATCCCCCAGCTCCTCCCAGAAGGACAAGTCAGCCGCCCTAATGTGTGGGGTGGTCATCCCCATGCTCCACCCCTTTATCTACAGCCTATGGAACAAGGACATGAAGGCAGCCCTGGGGAAGCTCATCAGCAAAGTGGCTGTCCCCTGTCCTAGGCCAGAACAGTTATTGGATGTTTATCATGTTCCAGGATCACTGTTGGGTGCTAGGGACACAGAGATGCATCCCCCTACCCTGGAGGAGTTCAGAGTCTAGCTGGGAACAGAGACATGGAATAAATCCTTCCAGTACAACGTGATAAATGTGTCATGAAGAGATGAACAAAGTGTATGAGCACCCAAAGGAAAGGTGTGCATTTTCTCCAGGATTTATCTTCCCCAAAAAGATCAGAATAGCAAGGATCAAAGTGGCCTGAAATTAGCCCTCCTGGAGGATCAGGCTTTTAGGATTGCTATGTGGATAAGAGTAGTTGAAAACAAGAGACGTAGCTACACTCATTTTAGTATTGACaaaggccaggtgtggaggctcaagcctgtgatcccagcattttgggaggccaaggtggaaggatcacttgaggccaggagtttgagaccaggctgggcaacatacagagaccctatctccacacacacacaaaaaatcactTTAGCAAGACATGGTGGtatacgcctgtagtctcagctaatcaggaggctgaggcaggcggatcatttgagcccaggagttcaaggttgcagtgagctatgactgcaccactgcacttcagcagtTTGGGAAACTGAGCAAGATCTGTCACtcataggtagatagatagatagatagatagatagatagatagatagataggataaGATAAGATAAGATAGGTAGATAGGGTGGATAGATATgatatgtagatagatagatagatagatagatagatagatagatagatagatatacagatagatacatagatagataggatagataggtaggtaggtaggtaggtcaACCGATCGATAGATCTATCTATtgacagacagatagatgattgattgatagatagatgatataagtagatagatgatagatggatagatagatagatgagataAGTAGGTAGGTAGGTCAGTCGATCGATTGATCAATCGATcaacagatagatgatagatggatggatagatagagatagaggaggtaggtagatagatagatagatagatagatagatagatagatagatagatagatacagacaGCCCATGTATTAGCCAGTGTTTCCTAAGTGTTGTGGaagaactttgaaaatatttgcaagtgagATTAGCTCACATGCTGTTCGCTTAGTCAGCCagcaagcctcagcctcctggggggTCTCGAGACCTCCACTTGTAATTATGACTGTGGTTGGGGCTTACTTTCTCAATTCCCAACAGGCTTCCTGTCTCCCCACAACCCCCAGTCAAGGGGACTCTGATGCAGACGGTCCATCAATCGTAGTTTGGGAACACAGACCCTAGCCTAGCTCCAAAATCTATGTGTTTCCTGTGACATTCATCGCCTGACTCTGAACCCAGTATGATTCTACACGCAGGATCAGCCACAGCAGATCAGGTGGCCCAGGGCACTTAAAAAGTtagtgttatgggttgaactgtggCTCCCAAAAAAAGGTACgtgggaggccaggcgcagtggcccacacctgtaaactctggcactttgggaggttgagtagggagaatcatttgaagctaggagttcaggaccagcctgaacaacatagtgagatctcatccctacaaaaaataaaaatgaaaaaagaaaaaattacctgggtgtggtggtgtgcacctgtcatcttagttactcgggaggctgaggcaggaggacctcttgagccaaggaggtcgaggctgcatgaGCTAtgttcctgccactgcactccagcctgggaaacagagcaaggccctgtctgcaaaagtaataataataaaataaaaaagatatgttgaagtcctaaccccgaggacctcagaatgtgaccatatttgAAGATAGGGTGTTTACAGAGGTCATTAGATTACAGTAAGGTCATTAGGGTGGTCCCTAATCTGATACGACTGGCGTCTTTATGAAAAGGGGAGATTTGGACACAGGCACCCACACACATGGAGACCGCcacatgaagatggaggcagagattggggtgatgctcctacaagccaaggaatgccagggaCTGCCTGCagaccaccagaagccaggagaggcGTGGAACAGGCTATCCCTCTCAGCCCTCAGAAGGATCCAAGGAATCAAAGCTGCTGACAagtgatttatctttttttttttttttttgagatggagtctcactctgtggactctgtggagtgcaatggagccatctcggctcactgcaacctccacctcccaggttcaagcgattcttgtgcctcagcctcccaagtagctgggattacaggcacccaccaccacgcccagctaattttgtgtttttagtagagatgggatttcactatgttggccagactggtctcaaactcctggcctccagtgatctgcccacctcaacctcccaaagtgctgggattacaggcgtgggccactgcacctggcccaacaccttgatctcggactcttaacctccagaactgtaagacaacaaatttctgttgtttaagtcacctagTTGatggtactttttaaatttttttttcttttagagacaggcaGGAtctactgtgtcacccaggctggagtacagtggtgcaatcatagctaaaGTGCAACCtcacctcaatctcctgggctcaagcaatcctcctgcctcagcctcctgagtagttgggactacaggcccatgccactgcAATCAgctatatatatttgtagagacagggtctcactatgttgcccaggctggtctcaaactcccggcctcaagagatctgccctcctcggcttcacaaagtgctgggattgcaggtgtaaaccaccacactcggcctgatttgtggtactttgttgcgACATTGCTAGAAAACAAATGCAGTTAGTTTAAGAAATGTCAGCAACCTACAAAACCTACAAAGTGTCCCAGTACATCCTCTCAAGTTTACAATTGACCATGTGTTCTGGCCAAGGGACCCTGGGCTAGAACTGGAGAAAAGGATGAAGGATTTAGATTGCATGGATTCACTTACTGGGTATCAGCATGATgacaataatgatgatgacaacCGAGATTTATTATCTGAACAGTGCTAACTCCTTTATATGCCCAATCTCAATAAGTGTTAAGGAACACCCCTACAAGGTAGGTGcagaagtaattgtggttttgccactGAAAGTAACAGCAGGCCgcgcatagtggctcacacctgtattcccagcactttgggaggccgaggcgggcagatcacaaggtcaggagatcgagaccaccctggccaacatggtgaaaccccctctctactaaaaatacgaaaattaggccgggtgcagtggctcacgcctgtaatcccagaactttgggaggctgaggtgggcggatcatgaggtgaggagatcaagaccatcctggctaacatggtgaaaccccatctctactaaaaatacaaaaaattagccggacatggtggtgggcacctgtagtcccagctactcgggaggctgaggcaggagaatggcctgaacccgggaggcggagcttgcagtgagccaaggccacgccactgcaccccagcctgggtgacagagcgagactccacctcaatttaaaaaaaaatacaaaacttagccaggcgtggtggcgcacacctgtagtcccagctacttgggaggctgaggcaggagaatggcatgaacctgggaggcggaggttgcagtgagctgagatcgcgccactgcactccagcctagcgacagagactccatctcaaaaaaaaaaagaaagaaagtaatggcaaacagcaattacttttgcaccaacctaatagtataACACTTTTTTTCACAGAGGGGAAAGTTAAAGCTTGAAAGGTAAAGCTGGCAATAAGTGGTAGCCAAGGTTCAAACATCGAACCCGTCCTAGAGGGCCAGACTTTGATGAGAACATGATGTTGTTTAGAATTCAGAGTCCAGAGAAGAAACCTGCAGATTACAGCCCAAGGCCAAATACTGCCTGTGATCTGTTTTTACATGGCCTGCAGAGCTAAgaagttttaacatttttaaatggttggaaaaaaaataaaagaacaatattgccgggcacagtggctcacacctataatcccagcgctttgggaggccaaggtgtgcggatcacctgaggtcaggagttcgagaccagcctggccaacatggtgaaaccccatctctactcaaaatccaaaattttccaggcgtggtgatgggcacctgtaatcccagctacttgggacgctgaggcaggagaatcacttgaacccaggaggcggaggttttagtgagtcaagatggtgccatggcactccagcctgggtgatagagcaagactccatcaagaagaagaaggaggagggggaggaggagaagggggagggggaggaggagggggaggaggaggaggaggggagggagggggaggaggaagaaggggagggggagggggaagaggaggggaggagggagggggaagaggaaaaaggggagggggagggggagaagaaggaggggcaggaggagggagggggagggggaggagggggaagggcaggagggaggagggggagggggaggagggggaggagaaagaaggggaggggaggagggggaggggagggagaggaggaggaggggggaagaggagggagaggaggaagaggaggagggggagggggaggagaaggaggggcaggaggagggagggggagggagaggatggggaggggagggggaggggaggaggcggaggggagggggagggggaggaggcagagaggagggggagggaagggagggggagggacgGGGAGGACTACTTCTTCTGGAATAgaatagattctggatactagaaaaagaaaaaggaaaaaaattaattttaaaaaagaagattctATGACAGATTAAAagtatatgaaattctggctgggtacagtggctcatgcctatcatcccagggCTATGGAAGGCTGGagggggaggatcactagagtccaggagtttgagaccagcctgggcaacacagtgaaatcccatctctataaaaatttaaaaattcactaggtgcagtggtgtgcacctgtaatcccagctacgcatcaggctgaggctagaggatcgcacacccagaagttcgaggctgcagtgagctgtgattgcaccactacacttcagcctgagcaacagagcgaaaccctgtctcaaaaaaaaaaaaaacaaaaaactgtttgtCCCTTTACCAAGCACgtttaatgacttattttctacAGAAAAACTGGAGCCTGCTACCCAAAGTGATACATGAACCATAAGAATCATCGTGCTTGTTAGAATGAAGGCTCATACTCTATCCCATACCTACTGATCATAATTCCCCAGGACATTCATATGATCCTTAAAGTTTGAACATCACTGCAGGCAGGTGCAGTGGagggcacctgaagtcccagctattcagtaggctgaacggaggatcgcttgagccctggagtgcgagtccagcctgggcagaataaTGAGACCgttgtctttaagaaaaaaagaaaagaaaaaaaggaggccgggcacagtggctcacgcctgtaatcccagcattttgggaggctgaggcgggcggatcacgaggtcaggagatcgagaccatgctggctaacacggtgaaaccccgtctgttctaaaaatacaaaaaaaaaattagccgggcgtggtggcgggtgcctgtagtcccagctactcaggaggctgaggcaggagaatggcgtgaacccgggaggcggagtttgcagtgagccgagatcgcgccactgcactccagcctgggtgacagagcgagactctgtctcaaaaaaaaaaaaaaaaaaaaaaaaaaagtttgtaatttAAAAGTTTGAGCATCACTGGGCTAGATGGGGGTCCTGTAGATAACCGGGACCCAAATAGGCTTTCGGTACAGAGATACAGGAGAACCAGATTTGGGGTGCCGCTCTAGCCACTGTGTCCAGGGAGGGAACCTTCCCAACCGCCCTAAAAGCTCTGAAAACTACAGTTAGAGAAGTGGCCACTAGGTGGCAATAATGTCATTTCACAAATTGGATTtaaaacgctttttttttttttttttttttttttttggtttttgggttttttttcccccagaaactTGTATTCTAGCTGTGAACTGGCCCAGGTCCATGGCCCTTAGGTGTAATCTCCCCCTGGAAGGGCGCAACAGGTGCAAAGTTTCCATGATGAGAAGGAGCCTGTGTTGTTTAAAGAAATCACAGAGACTGGTGTGGCCTGAGCCCAGAGTGACAGGGAAGCTGGGTTTGCAGGGGGCCCGTGGAGGGCACTGGGAGTAACACGGTGTGTGGACCACGGGGAGTGGGACCATAACAAGGTTTAaggaggatgggggtggggctgTGCTTCAGAACGAACCTGCCAGTGATCCGTGCCATAGATCtggagtcagcaaactttttctgtcaaGGTCCAGGTCGTCAATATTGTCAGCTTTAGGGACCTCACCATCTCCGTTGCAATGACTGAACTCTGCTGCTGTCTGgcgaaagcagccatagatgagACATCAACGAATGGGCTTGGCTGTGTTCCACTAAAACTTTGTTTATAAACACAGAAGCTTCCATTTCATATCATAGTACATGTCACACCTTGTAGCCTTTGGGTTTGTTTTCAaccacttttaaaatgttaaaactactctaggccaggtgcattcactcatgcctgtaatcccggcactttgagaggccaagggaggaggattgcttgaagccaggagttcgagactggagtgggcaacatagtgagacctcccccatctctacaaaaatgttttaattagctggacatggtggtgcatgcctgtagtctcagctactcaggaggctgaggaaggaggatcacttaagcccaggaggtcaaggctgcagtgagctatgattgcaccaccgcactccagcctgggggatagagtaagaccactgtctctaaaaatcttaaaaaataaataaataaaaataaatgcaaaactaTTTTTATCTCAAGGGCTGGATTTAGCCTATGGGCCATAGGTTGCCAATCCTCGTATAGATGGATGGGAGTGACAAGAGTTAAGGGGACCAAGAAAGACCAAAAAGTGAGAGGTGAAGTGGGCTGAAAACCATCAGAAGATAAGGAGCTGGTGCCACAGGACCTTTGCAAatgctgttccctcttcctgACCCCTCCTGAGTAAATTCCTGCTTGGCATTGAGATTTCAGCACAAACTCCACTTCCTCAAGGAAGCCTCCCCTAACCTCCATCCCTTGCCCAGCTACATCAGTTGCCCTAATGTTACACTCGCTATCCCCTCTCTCATCATCACTCATCATTAGTGATCTCTTCATCACTGCAGTGGTTTTGTGgggccttttgttttgttttgagacagagtcttgctctgtctcccagtctggagtgcagtggggcgatcccggctcactgtaacccccacctcctgggttcaaatggttctcctgcctcagcctcccgagtagttgggattacaggcacgcaccaccatgcctggctaatgttttgtatttttagtagaaacggggttcaccgtgtttgccaggctggtctcgaactcctggcctcaagtgatccacctgcctcagccccccaaagttctgggattacaggtgttagctgCCGCACCCGGCCTCCTCACTGCAGTGGTTTTATATTAGTTTGTGTAACCCTTTGATTAATGTCTGTTTCACCCATTTGACTGAGCTGGGAGCTGGGGCCTGAAATAGTGTTATCTTGTTTATCTTTGCACCTCTGTGCCCCTATGATTAGTACACTAGCCACTCAATGTATGTTTTCTGGCCACGCAccgtgcctcacgcctgtaatcccagcactttgggaggtgaaggcgggcaatcacctgaggtcaggagttcaagaccagcctggccaaccacggccaacatggtgaagccccatccctactaaaaatacaaaaattagccaggcgtggttgcacgtgcctgtaatcccagctactcaggaggctgaggcaggagaatcg from Pan paniscus chromosome 20, NHGRI_mPanPan1-v2.0_pri, whole genome shotgun sequence encodes the following:
- the LOC134729652 gene encoding olfactory receptor 1I1, encoding MEPENQTEISEFFLQGLSEKPEHQTLLFTMFLSTYLVTFIGNALIILAIITDSHLHTPMYFFLFNLSLVDTLLSSTTVPKMLANIQTQSRAIPFVGCLTQMYAFHLFGTMDSFLLAVMAIDRFVAIVHLLHYLVLMCPSVCGLLLGASWMITHLQSLIHTCLMAQLTFCTGSEISHFFCDLMPLLKLSCSDTHTNELVIFAFGIVMGTSPLSCILLSYICIFWTVFKIPSTRGKWKAFSTCGSHLTVVSLSYGTIFAVYLQPTSPSSSQKDKSAALMCGVVIPMLHPFIYSLWNKDMKAALGKLISKVAVPCPRPEQLLDVYHVPGSLLGARDTEMHPPTLEEFRV